GACATCGTCCGGCAGGGCGCGACCCGCATGGAGACCTTGATCGACGGCATGCTGACGCTGTCCCGCGCCGGCCGGCAGGACTTCCGGCCCCAGAAGCTGAGCCTGGAGCCGCTCGTCACCCAGGCGATGCGGGATGCGGAACTCGACTTCCCGGACGTGCCGGTGCAGTGGCACCTGGAGCACATCGGCAGCGTGTGGGGCGATCCGGTGCTGCTCCAGCAGGTGATCACCACGCTGGTCAGCAACGCCGTGAAGTTCTCCAGCACCCGCGAGACCGCCGACATCCGGATCACGCTGGAGGACCGTGGCCGCGAGTGGGCGTTCAGCGTCCAGGACCACGGTGTGGGCTTCGATCCGCTGTACGCCGGGAAGCTCTTCGGCATCTTCCAGCGCCTGCACCCACAGGACGTCTTTCCCGGAGCCGGTGTGGGCCTGGCGACGGTGCGCCGGATCGTGCTCAAACATGGCGGCCGCGTGTTCGCCGAGGGCGTGGAGCAGCGCGGCGCGACGTTCGGCTTCACGCTGCCCATGCCGGCGTGATCCCGCCCGGCACCGCTGCGGTCGGCCGGGCCACGCTTGAGGCGCGCGGCGCACCCGTGCTACACTGGCCTCCCTTCTGGGGACGCCCCGGTTTCGACGGTGTTCGTGGACGGTGAAGCAGCGAGCCGAGGATGATCGTTGGCCTCGTTAATCATCCGATCAAGCCTTCAACTGGCAACAACAGCGACTCGTTCGCACTGGCTGCTTAATCCCAGCCCAGCAACCGTAAAGCCCGGCCATTGGCGCTACGCAAGCTGACACAAAAGATGGCTAGTCTGGACAGAAGCCTCGGCTGCACAGATGAACCTTAGAGGATAGATTCGACCGCAGCCTGTCCCTGGGCGACCGAGAATCGAGATCCAAATCAGGGACTACGCTCGTAGACGCCCACCCAAGCAGCATCGGACGAGGGTTCGACTCCCTCCGTCTCCACCACCATCCGCCCCCCCGGGGGCGGATTTTCTGTGCACCGGCAGCGCCGCGCGCCGGCCAGGGCGACCGGGCCCACCCCCCGGAGGCGCGGTCTCCAGGGGGTGGGCCCGGCGGATCAGGGCGATCCGGCGGCCACGCGTCCGGACGAGTCGGCCACGGCGCCGGCCGCCGACGCCCGGAAGCTGTGCGGGGCCTGGCCCGCGACCACCGTGTCGAGCAGATTGAAGGTGCCGCGCGTGAACTGCGTGGCCGTGGGGCCATGGCGATCCGTGAGGGACAGCGGGCGGTCCGGGGTGCTGAGTTCGAGGCTGGCCCTCAGGAGGTCCAGACCCCGGTCGTCCAGCATGGCGATGGGATCGCTGCTCGCCCGCAGGCCACCGGTCACGTCCAGCAGGCCCAGCAGGGCGCTGCGTTCGTCGTCGGTGAGCAGGCTGCGCTCGCGCCGGGCGATCATCACGTCCGGGTCGTTCTGGTACCACAGGTGCTGGTACCAGCGCGCCAGCACGGTGTGGATGGCGCTGCGGGCACTCGGCGCGGCCCCGTCGCCCAGCAGCACGCGGCGGGCCTCGTCGTCCCAGTAGGGCGTGACATCCGGCCCGGTCCGCATGGCGTCCACCACGCCGATGCTGGCGGTGAGGGGAGCGCCGCAGCCCAGGATGAACCCGTCCCCGAAGCCGTCCCGGATCGCCTGGAGCCCCAGGCGGAACGCCTCTGCCCGGGACACCTGCGCGTCGTGGCGGATCCCCGGCAGGGCCGCGCCGTACAGGAAGTCGATCTTGAGATAGTCGTAGCCCCACGCGCGGATGGTCGACGCGAGGTCGCGTAACCATGTCCGCACGTCGGGATGCGTGGTGTCGAGGGCCGCGTACGCGCCGCCCCAGTTGTTGCCGAACAGCGCCGGCTGGCCGTCCTCACCGTGGAGCAGCCACTCGGGATGGTCAGCAAACAGCGTCGATCCGGGGCCGACCAGGAACGGCGCGATCCACAGCCCGGCCCGGAAGCCCAGGGCGTGGAGTTCGGCCGGCAGGTCCCGGGCGTGCCGGCCGAAGTGGGGACTGGGTTCGGTCCAGTCGCCCAGGTCGGCCTGGAAGCCGTCGTCGAGCTGGAACACGTCGAAGGGCAGGTGGTGCTCGCGGGCCAGCCGGGCGTTGTCCAGCATGTCGTCGAAGGTCACGTCCCGGTAGTAGCTGTACCAGCTGCACCACACCCTCAGGGGCGCGGGGGTGCGGGCCCCCATCGCGGCGCCCAGGTCGCCCGCCAGCCGCTCGACGGCGTCCCGGACGTCGCCGGTCTCCTCCCACGCCACGTCCACGTCCGGCCCCTCGACCGTGCAGGTCACCTCGACGCGGTCTGCCGCCGCCCGGGCCTCCCAGTGCGCAAACGACCGCGAGAGGTCGAGGGCGCAGCCGACCCAGCCGCCGCCGTCCGGCCGGATCAGGGCGATCAGGCCATGGCTGCGCCACACGCCGGCCTGTCCCGACGGTGGAAACACGGGATCGTGGCCCTGGTCGATCATCCACGGCAGGGTGGCGCGCAGCGGCGTGTCGGTGAGCGGCCGGAGTTCCGACTCGCTCCAGGACTGGTACCCGTTCGTCAGCACCAGCAGGGAGGAGGGGTCGGCCGGGAGAGTCCAGTGGTGGGCGTGGGTCTGCATGGTGGGCTCCAGGAGGGGAGAGGGCGGGATCCGGCGGGCGTCGGCTGGAGGAGCGGAGCGGGGCGCCGGGCGGGTGGCGCCGGCCGTCACGCCGACTCGCGCACGGTGAGCGACAGCGGCACCACCCGGGACGGGGGCGTGCCGCCGCCGAGCACGGTGATGAGTGCCCGGACCGCGTGGCGCGCCATGTCGCCATGCGGGATCCGCACCGTGGTGAGGGCGGGTGTCGTGAACTGGGCGAACTGGAAGTCGTCGAAGCCGCTGATGCCGACGTCCGCCGGTACGGCCAGGCCGAGGTCGTGCGCGGCCCGCAGCGCGCCAGTGCCCATGCGGTCGTTGCCGCCCAGCACGGCGTCGGGCGGGTGGTCGCCGGCCCACAGCGCCTGCATGGCCCGGTAGCCGGACGCGTACGACCAGTCGCCGTCCACGAGCCGGCCCTGGACGCCGTGCTGGGCACAGGCCTGGAGGAACGCCTCACGGCGCTCGACGGACGTGCTGCCGGGGTCTGCCACGGGGATGATCAGGGCGAGGTGGCGGCGGCCCGTCGCCACGTGGCGCTGCACCAGCGCGGCCATCCCGGCGGCGTAGTCGGCGCTGATGCTCACGGTGTCCGGCAGGGCATGGTCGAAGAGCACCGTCGGCAGCGACCACCCCTGGATCGTCCGGAGCTGCGCTGAGGTCAGTGTGGTGCCCACCAGAACAGTGCCGCCGAACTGCCGCTGCAAGAAGCGCTGACGCAGCGGGGCCAGGTCGCCGTCCTCGCCGATGAACGCGGTGGTGACACTGTACCCGTGCCCCTGGGCCTCCGCGATGAAGGCGGACTGCACCAGGTTGCGGTAGGGATCGTCGATGTTCTCCGGATCGTGCCCGCAGAACGTACAGCACAGCGTGGTGACGCGGGCCTCGCGCAGCGCCTTGGCGGCCTGATGGGGATGGTAGTCGAGCGCCAGGATCGCTGCCAGGACACGGTCCCTGGTCGTGGCCAGGACGTGGGGATGCCCGTTGAGGACATTGGACACAGTCTGGTGCGACACGCCGGCGTGGCGGGCGACGTCCCTGAGCGTGACCGGTGGCATACCTCCTCCTTCAGGATGGGCCGGGTGGACGGCGTGACGGGGTGACGCACGTTCAACCCCGGGCGTGGGGCGGCCGGGATTTGAACGTTCAAAAAAGTGTAGTCACCGGCCCGGCGTGTGTCAAGTCGGATCACCCCCCGGCGCCGCGGGATCGGCCTGCGGCGCCGGGGCGCGGCGCCGCTCACTCCCGGAGCGCCTCCACGAATGTCGCGCCGGTGCTGGCCCGAACCTCCTGCAGGGTGCTGCCGGGCATCAGGCCGGTCAGGGTGAGCTGGCCGTCCCGGAACTCGAACACGGCGCGGTCTGTGATGACCATGTCGGACACGCCCCGCGCCGTCAGGGGCAGGGTGCAGGACTCGACGATCTTCGGCGTGCCGTCGGGATCGGTGTGGTTCATGGTGACGATCAACCGGGCCGCGCCGCTCGCCAGGTCCATCGCGCCGCCCACGCCCAGCAGCGGCTTGCCGGGCACCGCCCAGTTGGCGAGATTGCCTGCCGCGTCCACCTGGAGGCCGCCCATGATCGCCACGTCCACGTGCCCGCCCCGGATCATGGCGAAGCTGTCGGCGCTGTCGAAGTAGCTGGCCCCCGGCAGGGCCGTGACGGGCACCTTGCCGGCATTGACGGGGTAGTCCATCGCGCCGCCGTCCTGCGGCGCGGGGCCCACGCCCAGCATGCCGTTCTCGGTGTGCAGGTTGATCTGCATCTCGGGCGTGATCAGGTCGGCCACCAGGGTCGGAATGCCGATGCCCAGGTTCACCACGCTGCCTGGCATCAGTTCCTCCAACGCACGCCGGGCCATGTTCAGGCGGGGCCCGTCCACCTTCCGGCCGCTGCCGCCGACATCGGCGCTGCTGCCCAGATCCGCCGGGGTCAGGGTCGCCTGCACCAGGTAGTCCACGTACAGGCCAGGCGTGTGGACGTGCTCGGGCGCGATCTCCCCGACCTCCACGATCTCCTCGACCTCGGCAATGACCACGTCAGCGGCGGTCGCCATGGCCCGGTTGAAGTTCTGCTCGGTCAGGCGGTACTGGAGGTTGCCCGCCCGGTCGGCCCGCCACGCCCGGATGAAGGCCACGTCGCCGCGCAGGGCGGGCACGAAGACCATCTCCCGGCCGTTCAGGACGCGGGTGTCGCTGGTCTGGGCGATCACCGTGCCGGCGGCGGCCGGCGTGTAGAAGCCGCCGATGCCCGCGCCCCCGGCCCGCAGCGCCTCGGCCAGGGTGCCCTGTGGCAGCAGCTCGACCTCCAGCGAACCGTCCTGGGCGGCCTGCACGGCTTCCCGGTTGGAGGTGAAGTACGAGCCTACGGCCCGCCGCAGCTGCCCGTTCCGCAGCAGGCGGCCCCCGCCGATGCCGACTTCTCCGACGTTGTTGGCGACATACGTCAGGTCGCGGGTGGCCAGCTCGGCCAGGGCGTGCAGCAGGTGCACCGGGTTGCCGGTCATGCCGAAGCCGCCGACCAGCAGGGTCTGCCCACTACGCACCATGCCTGCCGCATCCTGAACGGTGATGACGGGCGGCCGTTTCACGCCTCCACCCGCTCGATAATCGCCGCCTCGCCCTGGCCGACGCCCACGCACAGGGTCGCCAGACCGTAGCGTCCCCCGCTGCGGGCCAGTTCGTGGGTCAGCGCCACGACCAGCCGCGCCCCGCTCATGCCCAGCGGGTGACCCAGCGCGATGGCCCCGCCGTTCACGTTCACCCGCGTGGGATCGAGGTTCAGCTCACGGATGCATGCCAGCGCCTGGGCGGCGAAGGCCTCGTTCAGCTCCACGAGGTCGAGGTCAGCCACGCCCAGACCGGTGCGGGCGAGCACTTTCCGGGTGGCGGGAATGGGGCCGAGACCCATCACGCGGGCCTCCACGCCGGCCGCCGCGCCGCCCACCCAGCGGGCCAGCGGACGCCGGCCCAGGGCACGGGCCCGCGCCGCGCTGGTCATGACCAGGGCTGCCGCGCCGTCGTTCAGGCCGCTGGCATTGCCCGCCGTGACGCTGCCGCCCTTGCGGAACGCCGGTTTCAGGCCCGCCAGGGTGGCGGCATCGGTGGCGACCTCGTAGTGGTCGCCGGCCCGCGTCATGCGGGGGTGTTCGTCGGTGTCGAAGACCGTGGTGCCCCGGCGGCCCCGTACCTCAATGGGCACGATCTGTTCCCGGAAGGTGCCGGCGTTGATGGCCGCGACCGCCCGCCGCTGCGACTCCAGCGCGAAGGCGTCCTGATCCTCGCGGGTGATCTCGCCGCCGGCGTAGGCCCCCTCGCGGCTGCGCTGGACGATGTTCTCGGCGGTCTCGCCCATGGCCTCCAGCGGGAACAGCGCCTCCATGGCGGGGTTCGGGAAGCGCCAGCCCAGCGTGGTGTCGTAGGCGGTCACGTTGCCGCTGGCGAAGCCCTGGCCCCCCTTGGGCATGGAGAGTGGGGCGCGGGTCATGCTCTCGACACCACCGGCCACATAGAGGTCGCCGTCGCCGTTCCGGATGGCGCGGGCAGCCATGTTGACGGCCGCCAGCCCGGACGCGCACAGGCGGTTCACCGTCACGCCCGCCACGCTGTCCGGCAGGCCCGCGAGCAGCAGTGCCATGCGGGCCACGTTGCGGTTGTCCTCACCGGCCTGGTTGGCGCAGCCGAGGATGACCTCCTCGATGTCCGCGGCCGGCACCCCGGCGCGGGCGACGGCCTCGCGGATCACCGTGGCGGCCAGATCATCGGGGCGCACGCCGCTGAGCGCCCCCCGGATCGTCCCGATGGGCGAGCGCACCCCCGAGATGATCACCACGTCGTTGTCCTGCAGATCCTGTCCTCGGGTCATGGGCCCTCCTCCTGATGGCACGGCTCCGGATTATGTTCGCTGTGCGAACATCCGTGCGTTTTTGATGTACACTGCAGTGTAGCAGCCCGGCCCCGGAACGCCGGGTGCCGACGGAGTGCCCCTGATGACCCCGGACGCCGATCCCAACCTCGAATACGTGACGGCCCTGGCCCGTGGCCTGAGCGTGCTGCGTGCCCTGAACGACGCGCCGCAGCCCCTGACCCTGTCCGACACGGCGGCGCGCGTCGGGCTGCCCCGGGCCGCCGTGCGCCGCTCGCTGCACACCCTGCAGCAGACCGGCTACGTGCAGTTCGACGGCCGGACGTATGCCCCGACGACCGAGACGCTGCACCTGGGGGCGGCGCACCTGAACCGCCAGCCCTTCGCGGTGGCGGCCCAGCCGGTGCTCCGCGGGCTCAGCGCCCAGACGGGCGAGTCGTGCTCGGTCGCCATCCTGAGTGGCGCGGTCATCACGTATGTGGCCCGCGTGTCGACGTCGCGCATCGTGTCGATCAATCTCCAGGTCGGGACGCAGCTGCCGGCGTCCTGCACCTCGATGGGCCGGGTGCTGCTGGCCCATCTGGACGCGGACACCCTGGAGCGTGTGCTGTCGAGCACGCCGCTGACGGCCCGGACGCCACTCACCATCACCGATCCGGGCGTGCTCCGGGACGAGCTCCGGCGTGTGCGCGACCAGGGGTACGCCGTGATCGATCAGGAACTGGAACTCGGCCTGCGCTCGGTCGCGGTGCCGATCGTGGCCCCCGACGGCCGCGTCCGGGCCGCGCTGAATGTCGGCGCGAACGCGGCCAGCCGCAGCGTGACCGAGCTGCGGGCGCTGGTGCCGACGCTGCAGGCGGCGGCCCGGCGGCTCTCGGCGCTGGACACGGTGGACCGGCCCTGACGCGGCGGCTCCGCCGTCACCACTCGCGCATGACCTTGTGGGCGCGGCTCCCGGCGATCCGCACATACGACCGGGTCACATTGATGTCGGCGTGGCCCAGCACCTCGGCCACGGCGGCAAAATCGCCCAGCGCCTCGTAGAGCCGGGTGCCGGTGGCCTTGCGGAAGGCGTGGCAGCCGCGCCAGTCCGACCGGGGCCGGCCGTGCTCGTCCACGTCCTCGCGGTCGAAGTGCGGGCGCAGCAGGTTGGTGGCCGCCATCCGGGTGCGGAACGGCAGCACCATTCCCGCCGCATGGGATCGCCGCCGGGGCAGCCCCTGCA
The Deinococcus sp. AB2017081 genome window above contains:
- a CDS encoding glycoside hydrolase family 36 protein, translating into MQTHAHHWTLPADPSSLLVLTNGYQSWSESELRPLTDTPLRATLPWMIDQGHDPVFPPSGQAGVWRSHGLIALIRPDGGGWVGCALDLSRSFAHWEARAAADRVEVTCTVEGPDVDVAWEETGDVRDAVERLAGDLGAAMGARTPAPLRVWCSWYSYYRDVTFDDMLDNARLAREHHLPFDVFQLDDGFQADLGDWTEPSPHFGRHARDLPAELHALGFRAGLWIAPFLVGPGSTLFADHPEWLLHGEDGQPALFGNNWGGAYAALDTTHPDVRTWLRDLASTIRAWGYDYLKIDFLYGAALPGIRHDAQVSRAEAFRLGLQAIRDGFGDGFILGCGAPLTASIGVVDAMRTGPDVTPYWDDEARRVLLGDGAAPSARSAIHTVLARWYQHLWYQNDPDVMIARRERSLLTDDERSALLGLLDVTGGLRASSDPIAMLDDRGLDLLRASLELSTPDRPLSLTDRHGPTATQFTRGTFNLLDTVVAGQAPHSFRASAAGAVADSSGRVAAGSP
- a CDS encoding LacI family DNA-binding transcriptional regulator; its protein translation is MPPVTLRDVARHAGVSHQTVSNVLNGHPHVLATTRDRVLAAILALDYHPHQAAKALREARVTTLCCTFCGHDPENIDDPYRNLVQSAFIAEAQGHGYSVTTAFIGEDGDLAPLRQRFLQRQFGGTVLVGTTLTSAQLRTIQGWSLPTVLFDHALPDTVSISADYAAGMAALVQRHVATGRRHLALIIPVADPGSTSVERREAFLQACAQHGVQGRLVDGDWSYASGYRAMQALWAGDHPPDAVLGGNDRMGTGALRAAHDLGLAVPADVGISGFDDFQFAQFTTPALTTVRIPHGDMARHAVRALITVLGGGTPPSRVVPLSLTVRESA
- a CDS encoding 3-oxoacid CoA-transferase gives rise to the protein MKRPPVITVQDAAGMVRSGQTLLVGGFGMTGNPVHLLHALAELATRDLTYVANNVGEVGIGGGRLLRNGQLRRAVGSYFTSNREAVQAAQDGSLEVELLPQGTLAEALRAGGAGIGGFYTPAAAGTVIAQTSDTRVLNGREMVFVPALRGDVAFIRAWRADRAGNLQYRLTEQNFNRAMATAADVVIAEVEEIVEVGEIAPEHVHTPGLYVDYLVQATLTPADLGSSADVGGSGRKVDGPRLNMARRALEELMPGSVVNLGIGIPTLVADLITPEMQINLHTENGMLGVGPAPQDGGAMDYPVNAGKVPVTALPGASYFDSADSFAMIRGGHVDVAIMGGLQVDAAGNLANWAVPGKPLLGVGGAMDLASGAARLIVTMNHTDPDGTPKIVESCTLPLTARGVSDMVITDRAVFEFRDGQLTLTGLMPGSTLQEVRASTGATFVEALRE
- a CDS encoding thiolase family protein, whose translation is MTRGQDLQDNDVVIISGVRSPIGTIRGALSGVRPDDLAATVIREAVARAGVPAADIEEVILGCANQAGEDNRNVARMALLLAGLPDSVAGVTVNRLCASGLAAVNMAARAIRNGDGDLYVAGGVESMTRAPLSMPKGGQGFASGNVTAYDTTLGWRFPNPAMEALFPLEAMGETAENIVQRSREGAYAGGEITREDQDAFALESQRRAVAAINAGTFREQIVPIEVRGRRGTTVFDTDEHPRMTRAGDHYEVATDAATLAGLKPAFRKGGSVTAGNASGLNDGAAALVMTSAARARALGRRPLARWVGGAAAGVEARVMGLGPIPATRKVLARTGLGVADLDLVELNEAFAAQALACIRELNLDPTRVNVNGGAIALGHPLGMSGARLVVALTHELARSGGRYGLATLCVGVGQGEAAIIERVEA
- a CDS encoding IclR family transcriptional regulator domain-containing protein — protein: MTPDADPNLEYVTALARGLSVLRALNDAPQPLTLSDTAARVGLPRAAVRRSLHTLQQTGYVQFDGRTYAPTTETLHLGAAHLNRQPFAVAAQPVLRGLSAQTGESCSVAILSGAVITYVARVSTSRIVSINLQVGTQLPASCTSMGRVLLAHLDADTLERVLSSTPLTARTPLTITDPGVLRDELRRVRDQGYAVIDQELELGLRSVAVPIVAPDGRVRAALNVGANAASRSVTELRALVPTLQAAARRLSALDTVDRP